A single genomic interval of Prionailurus viverrinus isolate Anna chromosome A2, UM_Priviv_1.0, whole genome shotgun sequence harbors:
- the ARF5 gene encoding ADP-ribosylation factor 5, which translates to MGLTVSALFSRIFGKKQMRILMVGLDAAGKTTILYKLKLGEIVTTIPTIGFNVETVEYKNICFTVWDVGGQDKIRPLWRHYFQNTQGLIFVVDSNDRERVQESADELQKMLQEDELRDAVLLVFANKQDMPNAMPVSELTDKLGLQHLRSRTWYVQATCATQGTGLYDGLDWLSHELSKR; encoded by the exons ATGGGCCTCACCGTGTCCGCGCTCTTTTCGCGGATCTTCGGGAAGAAGCAGATGCGGATCCTCATGG TTGGCTTGGATGCAGCTGGCAAGACCACAATCCTGTACAAACTGAAGTTGGGGGAGATTGTCACCACCATCCCCACCATAG GCTTCAATGTGGAAACAGTGGAATACAAGAACATTTGTTTCACAGTCTGGGACGTGGGAGGCCAGGACAAGATTCGGCCTCTGTGGCGACACTACTTCCAGAACACTCAG GGCCTCATCTTCGTAGTGGACAGTAATGACCGAGAGCGGGTCCAGGAATCTGCTGATGAGCTCCAGAAGATG CTGCAGGAAGACGAGCTGCGGGATGCGGTGCTGCTGGTGTTTGCCAACAAGCAGGACATGCCCAATGCCATGCCCGTGAGCGAGCTGACCGACAAGCTGGGGCTGCAGCACTTGCGCAGCCGCACG TGGTACGTCCAGGCCACCTGTGCCACCCAAGGCACAGGCCTGTATGATGGGCTGGACTGGCTGTCCCATGAGCTGTCGAAGCGCTAG
- the GCC1 gene encoding GRIP and coiled-coil domain-containing protein 1, translating into MEKFGMNFGGGPSKKDLLETIETQKKQLLQYQARLKDVVRAYKSLLKEKEALEASIKVLSVSHEADVGLTGVQPPGFTFPDSVDDRCSTHSEDSTGTATSLDTAASLTSTKGEFGVEDDRLARGPPPPKSEEANGSESGVSSSSGDGPSGGGEVDKRLHQLKTQLATLTSSLATVTQEKSRMEASYLADKKKMKQDLEDASKKAEEERGRLEGELKGLQDQIAETKARLITQQHDRAQEQSDHALMLRELQKLLQEERTQRQDLELRLEETREALAGRAYAAGQMEGFELQTKQLTREVEDLKGELQALRDEKNRPDPRLQELQEEAAFLKSHFQAQLQQEMRKTALAEDQLRQQSQVEEQRVAALENQISEVSELLGTYEKAKQKDQLAIQKLKERILQLDLENKTLALAASSRSPLDGHGEESSLDVNVLKDKMEKLKRLLQVAARKSQVTLDVEKLCDLEIMPSSEAADGEKASVLYYQQELKQLKEEFERYKMRAQVVLKSKNTKDGNLAKELEEAQEQLAELKEKYISLRLSCEELERQHQQEAEDWKQELARLQHLHRQELERSQLDFRDRTLKLEEELHKQRDRALAVLAEKDLELEQLRSVALSCGLPGRRSPVGGGGPGDPADASSPDSLTQALQLAAANEPTFFLYAEQLARKEVEITSLRKQRHRLEVEVHQLQDRLLEEGERHREEVGALQSHIEKNIRDQSREGANLEYLKNIIYRFLTLPDTLGRQQTLTAILTILHFSPEEKQVIMRLPTSGSWWPSGKR; encoded by the exons ATGGAGAAGTTTGGGATGAATTTCGGGGGCGGACCGAGCAAGAAGGACCTGTTGGAAACCATTGAGACGCAGAAGAAGCAGCTTCTCCAGTACCAGGCACGTCTCAAGGATGTGGTCCGTGCCTATAAAAGCTTACTGAAAGAGAAGGAGGCTCTAGAGGCCAGCATTAAGGTGCTGTCGGTATCCCATGAGGCGGATGTGGGCCTCACAGGTGTCCAGCCTCCAGGCTTCACTTTTCCTGACTCTGTAGATGACCGATGCTCCACTCACAGCGAGGATAGCACTGGGACCGCCACCAGCTTGGATACTGCGGCCAGTCTCACCAGCACCAAGGGTGAGTTTGGGGTAGAGGATGACAGACTGGCTCGTGGACCACCACCTCCAAAGTCTGAAGAGGCCAACGGGTCGGAGAGTGGCGTCAGCAGTAGCAGTGGGGATGGACcgtctgggggtggggaagtggacAAACGACTGCACCAGCTGAAGACTCAGTTGGCCACTTTGACCAGCTCTTTGGCTACAGTCACCCAGGAGAAGTCTCGCATGGAAGCGTCTTACCTGGCAGACAAGAAGAAGATGAAACAGGACTTAGAGGATGCCAGTaaaaaggcagaggaggagaggggccgtCTGGAGGGAGAATTGAAGGGGCTGCAGGACCAGATCGCAGAAACCAAAGCCCGGCTTATCACCCAGCAGCATGATCGGGCCCAAGAGCAGAGTGATCATGCCTTGATGCTTCGTGAGCTCCAGAAACTGCTGCAGGAGGAGAGGACCCAGCGCCAGGACTTGGAGCTTCGGCTAGAAGAGACCCGAGAAGCCCTGGCGGGGCGGGCATATGCAGCTGGTCAGATGGAAGGGTTCGAACTGCAGACCAAGCAGCTGACCCGTGAGGTGGAGGACTTGAAAGGTGAGCTGCAGGCTCTTCGAGATGAGAAGAATCGGCCTGACCCTCGGCTGCAGGAGCTTCAGGAAGAGGCCGCCTTCCTGAAGAGCCATTTCCAGGCTCAGTTGCAGCAGGAAATGAGGAAG ACAGCCCTTGCAGAAGATCAACTACGCCAGCAATCTCAGGTGGAAGAACAGAGGGTGGCGGCCCTGGAGAATCAAATATCCGAGGTGTCGGAACTGCTGGGCACCTATGAGAAAGCCAAGCAGAAGGACCAGCTGGCCATCCAGAAGCTAAAGGAGCGCATTCTGCAGCTGGACCTGGAGAACAAGACCCTGGCTCTGGCAGCCTCCAGCCGGTCCCCTCTCGACGGCCATGGAGAGGAGTCCAGTCTGGATGTCAATGTCCTGAAGGATAAGATGGAGAAGCTGAAGAGGCTGCTGCAGGTTGCAGCCAGGAAAAGCCAGGTGACCCTGGATGTGGAGAAGCTCTGTGACCTGGAGATAATGCCCAGCTCAGAGGCTGCCGACGGGGAGAAGGCCTCTGTGCTCTACTACCAACAGGAGCTGAAACAGCTGAAGGAGGAGTTCGAGAGGTACAAGATGAGAGCCCAGGTCGTCCTCAAGAGCAAGAACACCAAAGACGGTAATCTGGCCAAGGAGCTGGAGGAAGCCCAGGAACAGCTTGCGGAACTGAAGGAGAAGTATATCTCCCTGCGGCTGTCCTGCGAGGAGCTCGAGCGCCAGCACCAGCAGGAGGCTGAGGACTGGAAGCAGGAGCTGGCCCGGCTGCAGCACCTCCACCGGCAGGAGCTGGAGCGCAGCCAGCTGGACTTCCGGGACCGCACGCTGAAGCTGGAGGAGGAGCTGCACAAGCAGCGGGACCGGGCCCTGGCCGTGCTGGCCGAGAAGGACTTGGAGCTGGAGCAGCTGCGCTCTGTGGCCTTGTCCTGCGGGCTGCCAGGGCGCAGGAGCCCCGTGGGTGGTGGGGGGCCCGGGGACCCGGCTGACGCGTCTTCCCCAGACAGCCTGACCCAGGCGCTGCAGCTGGCTGCGGCCAATGAGCCCACTTTCTTCCTGTATGCCGAGCAGTTGGCCCGCAAGGAGGTGGAGATCACATCGCTGAGGAAGCAGAGACACAGGCTGGAGGTCGAGGTGCATCAGCTGCAGGACCGGCTGCTGGAGGAGGGGGAGCGCCATCGCGAGGAGGTTGGAGCATTGCAGAGCCACATCGAGAAGAATATCAGGGACCAGAGTAGGGAGGGAGCCAACCTGGAGTACCTCAAAAACATCATCTACCGCTTCCTGACCTTGCCTGACACCCTGGGCCGCCAGCAGACGCTCACGGCCATCCTGACTATCTTGCATTTCAGTCCAGAGGAGAAACAAGTGATAATGCGTCTCCCAACCAGTGGTAGCTGGTGGCCTTCTGGCAAGAgatga